Sequence from the Pelodiscus sinensis isolate JC-2024 chromosome 30, ASM4963464v1, whole genome shotgun sequence genome:
AGAGTGACTGAGTTTATCCTTTTGGGACTATCAAAAGACTCGCGCCTTCAAACTCTTCTCTTCCTGGTGTTTTTAGCTATTTATATAACCACCCTGGTGGGAAACCTGATAATTGTGCTTGTGATAAAAGCTGACCCAcatctccacacccccatgtatttcttcctgagCCACCTGTCCCTTCTCGACATCTGCTACTCCTCAGTCACCGTTCCGAAAATGCTGGAGAACTTCCTGGCGGATCACAAGACGATTTCCCTCTATGGCTGCATGGCCCAGATATTCTTCTTCATTTTCATGGTGGGGACAGAGATTTTTCTCCTCTCAGCGATGGCGTATGATCGATATGCTGCCATATGTAACCCTCTTCGCTATGGCACTATTATGAGCCACCAGGTCTGTGCACACATGGTGCTGGGTGCATGGATAGCTGGTTCCTGGACTCCCTGGTCAACACACTTTGCCTTTCCAACTTCAGCTTTTGCAGTCCCCGTGAAATCAACCATTTCAGCTGTGAACTCCCGCTTCTGCTGCAGCTTTCCTGCACTGACACCTTTGCCAACGAGATGGTGATCCTTTGCTTCAGCATGACGCTGGGCTTCGCTTCTCTCCTCCTCATCCTGACCTCGTACATGCGGATCATCTCCACCATCGTCAGGATCCGCTCCCCGGAAGGCCGGCGcaaggccttctccacctgcacctcccaccttgTCAGTGTTCTGCTGTTCTGTGGCACAGCCTTTGTCAGGTACATGCGGCCCGCCTCGGGGTACTCCTTTGCGCTGGACAAGCTGGTGTCCGTGCAGTACAGTGTCGTAACGCCCATgttaaaccccatcatctacagcCTGAAAAATAAGGACGTGAAGCTGGCTTTGAGGAAACTGTTGGGAAGGTGATGTCGTGTATGAACTGGGGAAATGTCTGCATTGCTACTTATGCATATTCGCTGCGGCTCTGTTTCCCTGGTTAGTGTTGGGATGGCACCTGCCTGAAGGCATAAAGTTAGAGCAAAAGGGATTGTTAAGGGGAAGGCCAAACAGTAGCCTAGCTAAGCAACTCCTCAAACAATAGCCAATTCATGGTCATGAAGCCAGCCCAGCCAGCCACAGGGCTCCGCCAAGGCTGCGACTCCAGAGGTCACTGGACAATGAGCTGTTACAGGTCCCCTGGCAGAAAAGGAAAGTGGCTAGCACAGAACAACTCCCCTGGCAGTTTCTGGTTGGCCTTGCCACAGGTTCCTTTGCTTTGGGCGGTGGCTTCttactgcttccagccatcacTACAGAAAGGCTCATTTCACTGCTTCTTCCCGTTAGCCTGCACAAAGGACTGCGAGTGCACTCCTCAGCTTTAACCAGCCACTCGCAGGATAAAAGTCCAGCCCATTTCTGAACGTTGCTAATTTCTTGGCAAGTCCATAGACTTGAGGagaagacagggtatgtctacactacaaagttaatgcaaactaacagacgttagtttgaattaactttaataggcactacacgagcgctccgttagttcgaatttaaatcgaactagtggagagcttagttcgaactaggaaaacctcattccacgaggattaagcctagttcgaactagctagttcgaattaaggggtgtgtagccccttaattcgaactagtgggaggctagccctccccaggtttccctggtggccactctggccaacaccagggaaactcgtctgcccccctcccggccccggaccccttaaagaggcacgggctggctatggtgcccatgccaggtgcaagcctgccagcacccagccagcagaccctgcacctggcatggcttgagccacccacccgatgctccccagccctccccctcttcccgggaccagcaagaggcaggcacccgcctggtctagtgcggacatcgtggacctcgtccacgacctctgcactaggcacaggaaagtggccagctagggcaggagagctgccagcctggccacccaggaccaggtgtgcaagagaatcaagggggtccactgagacccccgaccctgagccctgagcttacaatggccgtcctgggtcagatcaaaggtccatctagcccagtagcctgtctgccaacagcggccaaccctagggactctggaggggatggaccgaagacagtgactgagccatttgtctcgtgccatccctctccagccttccacaaactttgggcagggacaccactcctaccccctggctaataggactccatggaccccacctccatgacttgatctcacttccctttaaactctgttctagttctagccttcacagcctcctgcagcaaggagttccacaggttgactctttgctttgtgaagaacaactttctgttactagtttgaagcctgctacccattcctttcctttggtgtcctctagtccttctttatgggaactaatgaagaacttttctgtatgcaccctcttcaccccactcatgcttttagagacctctatcctgtcccccctccgtctcctcttttctaagctgaacagtcccagtctctttagcctctcttcatatgggacctgttcccaacccctgatcattttagttgccctcccctctcccaccctctctctttccctctcccaccttcttttcccagtctccccgagttttgttcaataaagagagattctatttttgaccacacgttttctttattttgtacatcaggaagggggctagggaagggtaagtggaaggaggtgagggaggaatgggacacgagcccccgatggggaggactgagctggctctgtgggcttctgggggtggaagctctcctgcagccccccaattgtcccctctccccagatggcagcctgcggcaagtgcagccgggctggttgccgagtggtgtgatgtgcccagtgtgggtagtccgggcaatccaagccaggactgctttgcaagcagggcacccctgagaactgtctgtctggggtgggggtcgggtccctttaagcacagccctcagctagcctgaggcagcagctccacgctctaagtcctcctctgatgccctgccggcactgcttccggccatccttaagcccggttcagggtccactctgtgtggacatgctaattcgaattagcaaaacgctaattcgaactagttttttagtctggatccgttagtttgaattagcttagtttgaattaactaattcgaactaagttatttcgaattaacgttgtagtgtagacatacccgcagagtCCATGGGGACTTTCTTTGACTCAGATGCTGCATCACTGATAACTCCTTACACAGACTTAGACTGGCACTTGGAGAGCCACATAGTGGCTAGAACACCCACTGAACATCAGTGGCCCTGGGGCATAactcacttaggctacatctacatggcagagctatttcgggataatggagatatcccaaaatagccatcccACATCTTGACAGCAAGCCcggcatttcaaaataaaatgggctcactattctgccgtccctgtaaacttcattccacaaggattaagggatgttttggaatagagggttatttcaaaatttggcactttgtgaacagtgccaaattacagaataacggtatgtctacactagccccctcattggaactagggaggctaatataggcattcgaacttgcaaatgaagccgaggatttaaatatctcgggcattatttgcatgttcctgtccggtcaccatttttaaatgccactagtcggcggctacatgtggcagttaAATGGTCATTCAaaataagtccttagttcgaattacctgttactcctcctggataaggacttagttcgaatgaccatttaactgccacgtgtagcagttagtccagactagtggcatttaaaaatggtggctggatgggaacatgccaataaagcctgggatatttaaatcccgagcttcatttgcaacttcaaatgcctacattagcctgcctagttcgaacgagggggccagtgtagacataccctatgctattttgaaattagatggAAATAAGAGATGCTATTTGCATAACTcatattgcatatcttattttgacctatggtgcagtgtagatgcatccttagggtatgtctacacagcagtgttatttctgaataatagATGTTATTGCAAAAGAACATAgtttgcatctacacaacaagcagttatttcaacataatattgagctggaggacttcttactctgactcctgtatccctcattgtatgtggagtgagggaagtcagaggaggagtgctctacctcgcacttcctgctgtgtagacagctcctaaaactgaattaagctattttgatttcagctgtgcaattgacatagctcaagttgcattgcttatttcgacgttagccctgctgtgtagacatgcccttaggcacctttgaaaatcttgaccGTACTTCTCTGTCACCTTCAAAGTGCTTTGAAAACCCTAACAGAATGTGTAAGGGGTGCCTGATTCTTGGTGACCGAAGAGATGTTTTCTACGTCCTCCACCTCCTAAGGGGTTAAAGCCCAAGGTCATTACTCTGCTTGTCTTAGATCTACTCAGGCAAaggaggattttcaaaagcatccaggTACATAACACTGATTGATTTCATTAGACATTGAGAGGCATTTCAGAATTCGGCAGTGCCCCTTAAACAGCTTTAGGAATTTGATCCTAAGTCATTTCTGTCTGCACAGGCTGCCACAAGAGGATCCCAAATCCTATTGCAATGAATCCAAAATCCTATTAGCTTGTTCTGTATTTCTGACAGCTCTTAATTTCTATCATAAAAGGAACCTTAATTTCTGCCACACAACACACTTCACAAATGAGTCACAGAACTGTCCCAGGGCACTCCCAACTATTGCTCATTGATGTTAAAAGAGGACAACGGAAATATTGACAATAGCAGTAAATCAACACAGTGCCCTTACATCCTCCTTTAAAAATGAAGGACATGTAAAGAAATGTTACAAAACATCTGCTCtccttgggtgcatctacacggcatcTGTAggctgaaataagatatgcaatttgagctgcacaaattatgtatcttatttccatctcatttcaaaatagcttattttgaaatttggcactgtctacacagcaccaagtttcaaaataaagcactattccgaaacgtcccttaacccttgtggagtgagggttacagggacacgggaatagtgtgcccattattttgaaatctatttaggaatctatttcaaaataacgggcacatttaaagatgtggaaAGAGGAAGAGATTCAAGAGTATTTTGGAATACTTACAATATCTTGAAATAGCGCCattgtctagatgtagccctagtgactTTTCCTTTCCTATTTATCTCCTTGTTTCTCAGACTTGTAAACGTTTGGATCCACTATTGGTGAAACAATGGAAAAGAACAGGAAATATAGACAACAGGTTCTATGCTGAGCTTGGATATTATACAGTATAGCAATGTTAAGGAACATAGATATAATGCCAAAAAATGTGGTAGGCAGATGACAAAATATTTATACTAAAATAGGAAGAACTTTGAGCATTAAATGTAGAATGTAAATATTAAAAGAAAGCAGACAAATCAGGGAATCAAAAAAATCATGTATTGGAGCAGAAGAGATTTAGTAACTATGGGATATTGAAAACAATATTGGTTGGTAACTACAAAGGCCATGTtgacactacagagaagatcaaagctgtgGCAGTTGATCTGCTGGGGTTTGAATGACACATTAATTGGAAATGAGAGGGCACTCCCATCGatactggtagtcctgctcctacgaggatcaagggaagtcgaagggagagtgtgcttccGTCGACTCCCCATGGTGTGGAGAGCACCTAAagttgatttaagatacttcgactcaagctacgcaattaatgtagctgaattcaaatttatcccctcgtgtagacctagccttggttacaaatggaatttccatccagtGGCAAAGTTAGATTTTGACAAAAGGAAATTgtccgcccccccaaaaaagtctttaaaaaattTTCAACCATCTTTGTCACTAACATTGGACTCACTCACAGCACTGTGTCACCAAAAGAGCAAATGCCCCCCCAGACACCGATGgccttgcagagacatgcacCCTGATTTGTGACACCCCTAGATTGTAAGTGACGGTTCAGTGGAAAGTGACAGTGGGACTGTGGGAAAGGCCAATTCTGTCATGGCAAAGATGAGAATCTTCCTggtgaaaaaaataaacaaattttcCTCTTCAGCTTCCTCTGCTCTTTGAATCTCTTCTGCACAGTGATTTCACCATTGCTACacgatttaaaaaacaaaatgaattggTTTTATTTAATCCAAGAAAGAAAACATAGGGATCAAACTGAAAACAGGAACCCTACTTTTCACAGGGATATTGTTGCATACAAACAAGGTCAAATAGCATGGCCATTCTCTGATCACACTGTTACGGCCAGGAGTCCATGTGATGGGCATAACATGGAAGTAATGGGCATGTTGAACAGATGTGGGGCTGTGTCGCTCACGCTGCCATGTCCCCTGTATAGCCGTTCTTTTTGTCAGCACCCTACAACCTGTAACACTtctacccccatgctgctgctctgagGCAGGCACTGCTAGTCTGCCCACTGTACCCTTGCGGGAGTGAGACAGATCTGAAGGCCAGATTTTTACAGGTTTGCGGGTGCTTAGTACGAGATTCAAAAGCCTCCCAGCATTATACCCCCTTTGAAACCAGGGAGTTTCAAGGAACCAGGCACCATTGGAAacaccagggctgcatctagactggcaagtttttccgcaaaagcacctgcttttgtggaaaaacttgccagctgtttacactggctgcttgaatttccacaagaacactgacttcctactgtctgaaatcagtgcttcttgtggaaatactatgctgctcctgttcgggcaaaagtcccttttgtgcaaagcttttccgcaaaagggccagtgtagacagctcagatttgttttgcgcaaaaaagccccgatggcaaaaatggcgatcgggcttttttgcgcaaaagtgcgtctggattggcacagacgcttttccgcaaaaagtgtttttgcagaaaagcctctgtgccaatctagacgctcttttctgcaaatgcttttaacagaaaacttttccgttaaaagcatttgtggaaaatcctgccagtctagacatagcccaggagttgCCCAAATGCTTTTCCAAATCCAGCCCTCGGAGACTTGCCCGAGGGGCTCTCGGGAGAAAGTTGTCACAGAGCTTGGACCTAAACCCTGCTTGCCCAAGTCCAGGGTCGCACCCTAGCAAGGGGGCTGTTATttccaccccaggccctgcctggAGAATCACACTGCCTGCTCTCAGTCCCCTGGGATACAGCCCCGGATAACATCAGCCTGCCCTATTGGTTTTAGGGAGACATCGTATGGATTTACACGTAGGAAACTCCAATGcacggcacgggggggggggggggacatggatTCTGCACATGCCAGACGATAGCACAGCAAACACGTACGTAGCACTCAGATATAAATAGCAGAGTAGGCAGTGAGGCGCTCTCCAGGTGAGTAAAGACAGGCCAGACGCTTAGGGTTTGCTGACACGGGTCTCTACCTGCCCAAGCATCTTTCTACCAAGCCTCCCATGTCTTCACAAGGCAGTGGCTACCTTGCACTGGGACATGCACTGCCCAGTCTGCTGCCTGTACACTACCCACAACCACACCACCAGTGTGCTGCGTAGCTGTAGCCTGGGAGTGCAACATGAGGAATTATTTTTTGGCTTGGTGAAAAATACCCTCGCTATCAATTTTCTCAGCTCTCCTTTTTATCTCCTTGTTTCTCACAACTCTTAAATGCGGTTGACATTGACCTCGTGCCTCAGTGggtcagagctgggaatggaataACAAACACACGCCAAACAGCTCAGAAATAGGGCAAACTCACCCCAAACAGGAAGTCATCCTCTCAGGAGATTATAGTAAGCCAGTAACAAAAGTGAACTTCTCTCTCACCACATGTTGCTTAGCAGGAAGCCAATTAGACCAGACCTTGTCCCCCAACCCAGACATGGGTGGTCACTGAAAACTGATGTAATCAAATAGAGGGCCCTTCCAATCTCAAGTGATTGGCCGCTTAGGTCCATGTATAACTCAGTCCTTAGCCAGATATCATGCTGGTTCTAACCCTTTAATAACTAAACGCTAAAGGTTTAGTGAAAGAAGAAAGAATGAGAGAGTTAGGAATGGTAGACAAATCATTTACATACAATAATGACAACATCCTCACACCAGATCTGCGGAATAGACTGCTGGCTGGCAAAGTCTCTCCGGTGACTCCCGAAGGACTGGAAGATCCCGAGTTCATAGTTCAATATGCTCCTTTTAATTGTAAATCGACGGTCCAGAGAACCAGGGCAGGAAAGAGGCAACATGAGACCATCTCTGGGGTGATTTACACCTTTTGCCATGTCTGGACATTCTTTGTCCCAAACACATctcaagatatgtctacactacagagttttgtcagaaaaacagccggttttccgacaaaacctgagttagcTCCACATTGCAATAGCATTCTtccaaaagcaaattgaaagaacagagggggttttccagcattggtagtCGTCCTTCTATGTGGAAgaaaccttcttccgaaagaactgttttggaaaaaggtgtgtgtggatggggaagagggagttctttgggaagaagaggaaagaggaaaaagcacaggcgccctggtggccattccacccattgcaatcacagcttacatacaagagagcatccattcagtgtggaggctatctttcaaaaaagcggatcgctttttcgacgtacttttgtgtgtggacgctcactttcggaagaagttttcttggaagatctcttccgagagaaggctcttccgaaagaagcctgccatctagacatagcctcaccgTGTGAAGAGTTACTGGCCCAAGATGGACTGCAGGGTCACATGATGATATCACATGCCCTTTGACTCAGAGGGGCATCCATTGCCTATAGTCTGGCTGAGGTGTCCACAGGAAGGCAGACTGGGAGCGATGAGTTTCTTCTATGGCCCACTCTGAAAGTGAAATGTCCTTAATGGGCCAGCCAGCAATGGCTGGCTAGAATGGATATAAACTACTATGTAGATGTTACTTCAGCAGATACAGATATAAAGGCTATAttgatagaatcacagaatcccaggactggaagagacctcaggagtcattgagtccagccccctgcccaaagcaggaccaaccccgactcaaccatcccagccaagactttgtcaagccaggacttaaaaacctctagggatggagattccatcctgtgacggggcagccctgccccacacactgaCCGCGCAGAGGAAACCGGTGGAGCAACCAGAGACGTGGCACGCAAGCCACGGTGCCGCAGATTTGGCATATGTGCCTGGGGGTGAGCAGGCGCCGCGGGGTGACATCGGCACCGGGCGCTGGAGGAGGGAGGCCATACAGAAGGTCACgtgaggggcgggagggaggatgGCGGGACGCACCGGGTGGACAAGGGACAGAGTataaaagggggagagggggaggagcaaaaGGGGGGAAGCAACCTGCAGGGCAGTCAGGTGAGCAGACACAGACAGGAGGTCGGCTGGGAGGAAGTGGCCCGGGGTAGAGCTGAGTGGACACCTGAGGGTTGGTGCGTTTAGGGGGAACGCCCCACCAACTGCGACGGGGAAGATTaggtccttagggtcctgggtagagccctggagagggggtgggcccatgtcTCCCTCCCGTGGCCAGAGAGCTGAGCCAGCCATATTCGTCGGGTGATGTAAAGAGCCCGTGAATAAATGTGTAGTTATTGAATCCATAAAGAGAGTCATGGGGGTTATTGCTTAGACTGTGATGGAGGGTCCCATGGGTTATTAGGTAGTGTGTGAcataccccctccctagggaacccgtcccagtgcttccccagccTTCTAGGGAAATATTCACAATGTCTGATACAGGGTTGATACATAGATTTAAATAGGATCATCTTATTTAGCCAATCAGGACTTTTCTGTTGACACTTTACAGGTCATAGCCCCTACAAAATTTGTTGCAATTCTTTACTAAGAATATAAATGGCCCTACTGAAATCACTAGAACCTTTGGTGGCCAATGTTtgtcttgcacaaattcaagtggccagtgtagacagctggcaagtttttgtgcaaaagtggctgcttttgcgcaaaatcttgccagtctagacacaccctgtatgaGTCAAAGttgttgcaaaaaatgcaaacatcattctaggatgtattaacaggagtgttgtgagcaagacacgagaagtcattcttctgcgctactctgcactgattaggcctcaactggagtattgtgtcaagttctgggcaccacatttcaggaaagttgtggacaaattggaaaaagttcagagaagagcaacaaaaatgatgaaaggtctagagaacatgagctatgagagaaggctgaaggaattgggtttgtttagttttcaagtatctaaaagggtgttacaaccaggagggagaataattgttctccttggcctctgaggacaggacaagaagcaatgggcttaaactgcagcaggggaggtttaggctggacattaggaaacatttcctacctgccagggtgatgaaacactggaggaaattgcctagggaggttgtggaatctccatccctggagatattgaagagcaggttggacagacacctgtcagggatggtctagatggtgcctggtcctgtcCTATGACTCCATGATGAAATGCCAACTGGTGACAACTGTATCAGTCCACAACAACTCACTCGACTTTTTGAAGGGTTTAAAGATGGCAGCCAGAACCATGTATCCAGGCTACATTTGTAAAGCAATCACAGGAATAGGGGCAGCCAAATCTCATTCATTCTCTTGTTACCTGGGCATCCAAACGCTTTGAGCTGTGTTCGAATTCTGAACCCCATTCTCCAGTTGAGTCTGTGATATATCACAAGGTGAGCAGGGTTTGTCTGCTTGAGTTTTGGATGGGAACCCACCAAGAATACTTCAATGAGTAGGGTAGGtggcctggtgtgtgtgtgtgtgtgtgctgtggggTCGGGTTCATTGTGGTATCTCCTCACGGTCTGTGCTGTGAACCCAGTGGATCAGtctgattctggggggaagttctGGAGTTTTGCAGAGTAAAGGGCTTTCCAGGATCGCACCCCCTCCTGGTGAGCAGTCTGTGATCTGAGATGTTCTCATTTAGTTGGGCTTGGtgctttgggccg
This genomic interval carries:
- the LOC102461126 gene encoding LOW QUALITY PROTEIN: olfactory receptor 5A2-like (The sequence of the model RefSeq protein was modified relative to this genomic sequence to represent the inferred CDS: inserted 1 base in 1 codon), whose product is MENQTRVTEFILLGLSKDSRLQTLLFLVFLAIYITTLVGNLIIVLVIKADPHLHTPMYFFLSHLSLLDICYSSVTVPKMLENFLADHKTISLYGCMAQIFFFIFMVGTEIFLLSAMAYDRYAAICNPLRYGTIMSHQVCAHMVLGAWIAGXLDSLVNTLCLSNFSFCSPREINHFSCELPLLLQLSCTDTFANEMVILCFSMTLGFASLLLILTSYMRIISTIVRIRSPEGRRKAFSTCTSHLVSVLLFCGTAFVRYMRPASGYSFALDKLVSVQYSVVTPMLNPIIYSLKNKDVKLALRKLLGR